The sequence TGACTCATTGTTCAAAGGGGGGACAGGAGGAGCTAATTTACTTTgcacatttgtattttatttcaaaataaagtattCTCTTCTAACAATAATGTATCTCAAGTGTGTATTCagacaaaatttataaaacatctttttattattatattttgatcCTGTGAGGAAGGAATaggtgttttcttattttctgccaTGTATTAAGCTTTTAGCTATTTGCCAGATATCCAGTATCTGGAAAAAACTCATTTGTACAGTACCCATGTTTTGAGTACCTACTCTGTGACATGGACTGTAATAGGTGCAGGCAGGGCAAGAACCCACTCTTGAACTTTTTAGTTAGGCCTACCCAACAGAAATTACTCTGACCTTATACCTTTTAGTACTTACGTAACATTCTCATCCTTTACTGACAGTGCCCTGTATGCTTCCGTCCATCATTCTGAGATTCACCAGAATAATTACTTTGAGGCATCTCCGTTAGGAATTTGATTATTCGACTTACCTCTTATCCTTAAGGAACACATATGGAAGGTCGTTTGCTTTTTCTCATAGGTTTGGATGAAGGGGAAGATAAAAATTCTATATCATGTATGTACTCTAATACCAGCAACTTCTGGGTACTAGAAATACAGGGGAAAGTAAGACAGAGTACCCTCGTGGAGTTTCCATTTTAGTGGgacagacaataaataaacacaataattGTAGCTTATACATTCTATCAAAGAAATAAACATAGTATAGtggtaaaaacacacacacacacaaaataattttagggTAGGGGAGTGTATGAGACAGGGTGGTCATAGGAGGCTCCTCTGAGGAGGTATTATTTAAGCTGACACATGAAGGATGAGGGGAACAGCTTGTGAAGAACTAGGGGTAAAGCATTTCAGACAGAATAccaagtgcaaaggtcctgagacaggagaaagcTCGGCATGCTCTAGGAGCTAAAAGAAGGCCAGTGCAGGCCAAAACATAGCTCGCCAGGGTGAAGAGTGGTTTGAGGCAAGGTTGGGGGATGGTAGCTATGAGACCACCAAGCTCTGTAGTGCATAGTGAAGAGTTGGAATTATATATTTCTGCATAAAGGAAAACTGTGGAAAGGTCTAGCAGGGGAGTAATATGATCTGATTAACACTTTAAAGCTGATTTTGGCTACCTTGTGGAGATTGAATGCTGGTGGAGAGTGAATTTAAGaatagaagctggaagaggcaattGTCCTGGAAAGATGATGGAGATTTggtctagagcagtggttctcaacctcaGCTGTGGTTGCCTGAGGagctttttaattgtttttccttttttctatttttttttggtaagagactggggtctcaatatgttgccaaGTTTGTCTTGAACTCTAGAGCTTAAAatgttcttctgcctcaacctctcaaatagctgggactgcaggtaccaTACCACCTTGTCTAACTAAAAATCTTAATGCCTAAGCTTCACCCCAGGCcatttaaatcagaatttcttgAGGTTGGCCCAGGAATAAGATGTTTTAAAGTTTCATAGGCAATTCCAATGTGCAGTCAAGACTGAAGATTGTTGGTGTAGAGGTATGGCAGGGGAGCTGCGTGGGGTAGATTAACCTGAAATATATCTTGCAGGTTCAACAGATGGGAGTTGCTAATACATTGAATTTCAGTGGGAAGTGGTGAGAAAAAGGACTCAGTTTTTTGGCTTTCATAAATGAATTGATCGTGTCATTTACCAAGACAGGAAAGACTGAACATTGAGAAAGAAAATCGAGTTCTGTTTTGAGTATGTTGAGTTTGAGATGCCAATAAGTCATTCAAGTGGAGAATGACTCCATTCAAGTGGAGAATCCAGCTATGATTGAGCCTGGAGCTCAGAGAAGAGATCGCTGTTAGAGATGAAAACGTGAGTTGATGGCATAAAGTGGGACTTAAAGTTAAGAACCGATTGAGTTCATGTTGAGAGAgcataaataaagagaaagagccTTTGGCTGAGGCTTGAGGAACTCCAGGGGAGGATTATGATAAGGGAGAAAGAACCTGAAAAAGAAACTACAAACAGCCAGTGAGGTAGGATATTGTGGTGTTCCTGAAGCCAAAGGAGAGGTAGCGTCTCTAGAAGAAAGCTGCAGCTAGCTGGGTTGAAAATGACAGCTGTCAAGTACAGTGAGGTCAGAGAAGTATTGAATTTAGCAAGATTAATACTGTTGATGACCTTGATAATTTGAAGTGGTGGAGGTAGAAGTCAGAGTGGAGTAAGCTGAGAAAAAGAATGgcagagaaaacatttaagaGGAAGAGTAAATGGGAGATGAGGAAAATATATATAGCCAACTTTTTTGagatttgggggttttgtttgttgtgaatgtagcaggaaaaaaaatggagctAATAGGCAGAAGAGAAGGTAGAACCAAGAATATGTgggttatttttgtgtgttttggttttgttttttaagctatTGATGAGAATATTTCAGTAGAGAGATTAGGAATGGTGTGAAGGTCTTGAGAAGGTAAAAGGGGATAAGATTCCTATCACGAATGGGGTGGCTTTGGAGACAGCAGGAATTCTTCCATTTTAGAAATGATATATGTAGGTGCAGATAGATTtggggagaaaatgaaaagaaggaagaaggagcctGAGTCTTGGAGTGAGCAAATGGACAAGAATGACGTCAGGATAAACTCAGTAGGCCATTCTTTTGACCGTATATGATTCTGCCCTCATCTGGTTTATATCTGATTTTGACtcattttcctctctcttccttactTGATTTCAGATGTTCTCTGTTTTGGAGGGGATATCCTAAATATCACaggtatttttttagtttttctgaataCTTAAAAGACTGTGAGTGAGGAGGACTATATTTAGGTGGAATTCAGCATATTGGTTTATTCAGCATTGTTTGATTAATAGGTACTGGACCCTGGGGATACAAAGATGAGGAAGACATAGTCTGTGCCTCAAAGGATCCCCCAGTCTAATGGAAAAGCTTTGCCCAAATTAAACTCTCACATGCTTTGCATTTTTGTTTAGATTGAAGGACAGCAAAATAAGTGCCAGTAAAGCATTCTTGAGAAAACTAATGAGAAACTTGGTCATTAATAGCAGAAGCAAGCATGAGATGGGGAGGAGTCAAGCATGTCCTATCTGGAGAACTCAGGATCACTAACAGCTGTATGTCCCGGAGTTGGCCTGTCTTCTTATTTAAACATAATAAAACCAGCCATCAAATTAGATACGAACTTGAACCCACATTTTATGAATCTTTTGCTAGTACCTCTTCTCCTCTGTTAGTATACTGGTGGAAGGAAGATTACCAAAAATATCCTTAGGATCATTTAAATTTCTACCtagttatgtttttatttactgAATGATTTTGAGGATCTGAAGCAGTATTTTAACCTAGCATAATGTATACAGCCAAGAAACCTTGCGTGATAACTTACTTGATATCCACACTGGGTCAAGTTGATCTTCTGCATTACTGGGACTTTGCCCTGGACCAAGTAAGTCTAGATATTTGGTCCCCATCAGCCTATCCTGTGTGTCTGCAGGGAACACGCTCCTGGCACTCTGGAGAGTAGAACAAAATCAACTGAGTGACATCATTACCTTGGTGGCAAAATGCAGTCTGGAGATACAGGAGAAATTTGGGATCTATCATACCAGAGAAGGCCAGGACCTGCAGTTAAAGATAGGTAGTACCTCCTAAAAGAGTGATCCAGTTGGGCAAGGGGGAACCCACTATAAAAACCTCAAAAGATAAATGataaactgggaaaaaatatttgcaattcatatAGACAAAGGGTGAATTGCTCTACTAGGGAAAGAGCActtagaaatcaagaaaacaatagtACTCTTaagagaaaaatggacaaaggacatgagtaAATTGTATATAGACAAGGAAGTGCATGTCTTTTAACACGTAAAAAGATGATCAACAttcataataagaaaaatgcCAATTGGAAGTACACTGACTACCTGTCTTACCTATAGATAGGCAAAACCTCAGATGCTGGACAGTGTACTCTGGTGAGTCTGAGGAATGAGCTTTTTCTTACTGTGAGTGAACAACGGTATAAGGGTGATTTggcaatctttatttatttttattgtctttattgtattttttatgtcaACAAAAACTaaaccatataaaaatatatattaaaaagtctTGTTTTCACTTACATACCATCTATACTATTTACTCTTACAAGTGCATTTATTCCTTAACCTAGCAATCCTTCTGGACATTTATCCTATAGGTATACGTGCACACATCTGAAATGTTGCATGTGCAAGGTTATTGATTGTAATAtggtttgtaattttaaaacattgaaaactATTTATAggagactggttaaataaataatatgtatactCAATAAGATTACctgcaactttaaaaaaataagatgtcTTGATATGGCAGTATCTCCAAGATAtagttaagtgaaaaaaagtaaGTTACAAAACAGCGTGTTTAGTACACTACCATTTGTGTAAGgaggaaaataagaatttttcttatttgtttatatctttttttttttttttgagatggagtcttgctctgtcacccaggctggagtgcagtggcgccatctcagctcactgcaagctccacctcccgggttcacaccattctcctgcctcagcctcctgagtagctgggactacagatgcctgccaccacgcctggctaatttttttgtatttttagtagagacggggtttcaccatgttagccaggatgttcttgatctcctgacctcgtgttccacccccctcggcctcccaaaatgctggaattacagacttgagccaccacacccagcctatttgttTATATCTTGTATAAAGAAatactggaaaaaatatataagaaactaataaaattactaatatcaggaaAATAGTAAAGATGGTCATGTAGGTAGaagcaagattttaaaatatatattctttcgTATAGTTTAGTTTTTGAACTATGTTATTGCTTGACAGaatcaaaaatataatacaatataataaaaattaaaaagctacatACAGAGGCCAAAGTTTCACcaatggcagagtcaggattgGAGGGGAAGCTCAATATACAAAGCTCCTTCACAAGGCTTCAAAAACCTCCTTAAGGGCAAAAGTTGGCTCCAGctattcttttatgttttgagGAGCACTGGTAAAGAATTATATTCTGTCTTATATGGCATCTCTTTTGTCCTgccatcttttttgtttcttttggtttttgttgtattAAGGATAATTGATACTATACATTGGCATATTTATACACTtttgaaaccatcaccacaataaaGATAGTGAACATACTTATCACTCAAAAAGTCTCCTTGTGCCCCTTTGTACATTCTTCTTCCACTACTCTCCTTCACCATCTCCAGACAGACAAAATGTCCATCTCCAGGTGTATTATATAAGAGAAGGAAATCTgggggaataattttttttttttgagatggagtctcactctgttgtccaggctggcatgcagtggcacggtcttggctcactgcaacctccgcctccagggttcaagtgattcttctgcctaagcctcctgagtagctgggattataggcatgcaccaccacgcctggctaattttttttttgtatttttagtagagacagggtttcaccatgttggtcaggctagtcttgaactcccaacctcaggtcatctgcccgtctcagcctcccaaagtgctgggattacaggcatgagccaccatgcctggccataagatattatttttaaaggttagCTCACCTAAGACTTCCACAGCTGAGGGCAGTAACAAGATTGGCATGATGCACAGAGCTATGTGGGGATTCCAGACCCCTCCTGTTGCATAGTTTCCCAGTTGAATTTGACTCTTCtccatttatctcatttttttctggataGGTCTGTCTGCAGGTCGGATTTCCCAGGTTATTGTTGGAGATGAGCGGCAGCAATACCTCTTGGTGATTGGGCAGGATGTAGATGATGTCCAGTTAGCTCAGCGTTTGGCTCAGGCGAATGAAATTGTCCTATCCTGGAAGTGCTGGATGCTCTGCGAGCAGTATATGTTTGAAGTGGAAATCATGAGGGAGGATGAAGCTGTGAAGGTAGGAGGCTAGCTTCCTCTATTCCCATTCTGAAAAGGCCTTCCTAGTACACAGGGCAATGCTCTGGTAGTGTTCACATATTGCCTGGCCAAACCAATGACCATTGGAACTCAATTTAGGAGGGAGGCTGGGAATATTCTCCTATGAAGATAGATGAGGTAGAACAGTGAGGCTGAGGAGATAAAAGGCAAACAAGGGCAATAGAATCCTCAGCCTTTCTTGTGTGGGGGCACAGAATTAAGCAGTTTCCTTTCTGTAGTTAAGAGAGATGCGGATCATTGACCCATTTGATTTTGATGAGCATTTTGACAAGTGCCTTAATTATCTACCACATTACCGTACAAGTGCTGGTAAGTTACTTTGTCCTTTCTACCTAAGCCccaaattttaaacattaattttccACACGGCCAgggacattttgtttttcttttctcagagaCTCTAAGAACTGCACTGGAATTGGATCCACACTCTGAACTCTTGACCAAAAGCTGCAGAAGCACATAATGAAAAACCTTTTGAAGAAGGTTATTTCCTAGTTCTTGAATCCTcatagagtctctctctctctctctgtgtgtgtgtgtgtgtgtgtgtgtgtgtgtgtgtgtgtgtgtttgtgtgtgtgtgtgtgcacatgcataaaCAGGTGTACAATTATAAGTGAcaacttttttgtatttatccAGTTAATCTCCAGCAACCCATCGTAATTCCAGCAGATTTACCCATCTGTGCCAACGTaatactgtgatgaacatatctTAAACCTTTAGTTAGATTTCTCAGTCCTAGAAAGTAGAAGCcatatttgttttttagtttgttctttAACAATTTAGTACACTGTAAGAAGGGTATAGAGTGTATGTTTGGTAAATATAAGTTGACTgattgtatatatatgaatatatgtgaatTCCTTAGTAAGAGATGTAATGACTAATGGATGTGTCAAATTAACTCTTAGAGAGTAAATCTTGACAGATTTCATCAGTGAATTCTGCCTAAAGTCAGTTTTAATTCCAAGTTCATTGGTTTGTATATCTTCTATACtgaattttcttttaagtttttgctGAGACCCATAAGTTATTTTCTCATACATACCGTGAAATACATAATTAAACATGCCTCAACATGACGTTGATAGTTGAACATACAGGTAGGTAACTCAATGCGTCTTTATAGATTGATGAAGGCCAGCCTATAGAGTATGTATCTGAATTCCGTATGGTGACTCTGGTTTTGGTCAGCCTAGAGTTCCACAAGACAGCGTGGATGTTGCATTTGTGTCATCTTATCCAGGAGGCTGCCTTATACATCTCCACAATCATTGAGAAACGGGGTGGCCAGCTGAGTGGGATCTTTATGTTTGAGAAAGTAAGTACGAGGGAACTTGACCCATCAGCATTAAAGGTGAGTGAGGAGTCTTGTACAACCAGTTGATCTCCCACATAATGCAAGTGCAAGTCAAATTCCCTGCTACTTATTTTGTAACAAGCTATATTACATTAAAACTTCAACTAATGTTAATTAAGGAAtgggatgttcttttttttttttttgaggcggagtctcgctctgttgcccaggctggagtgcagcggcgcaatctcggctcactgcaagctccgcctcccgcattcacgccattctcctgcctcggcctcccgagtagctggggactacaggcgcctgccaccacgcccggctaatttttatttttggatttttagtggagacggagtttcaccatgttagccaggatgatctcgatctcctgacctcgtgatctgctgtcttggcttcccaaagtgctgggattacaggcgtgagccaccgcccccggccggGATGTTcttgttaatttaattttcaggGTTACTGAGGGTTACTCTCCatgtcattttttattgaattcttATTGAAGAATCCTTGTGAAAGCATAAAGAATGTTTTTCTGGTTCTATTAGTAGAGTAAATGTAGTCAGGTCTTTCTCAGATAATTAAAGATCTTGAAAAAAAGCAGAATCTTCACACTTGACATTATAGGTGAAGAAAATGTGGGCAGATAGACTTTAGCTCAAGATATATActagaaattaaatttttgaaaagttcTTGATAGCaatttttcttgtgttttaaatttcagttctttgaatagttaaatcaagattttttaaaatgtctatgttgctgcccaggcacggtggctcacgcctgtaatcccagcactttgggaggctgaggcaggcagctcacaaggtcaggatatcgagaccatcctggctaacacggtgaaaccccgtctctactaaaaatacaaaaaaattagccaggcatggtggcgggtgcctgtattcccagctacttgggaggctgaggcaggagaatggcatgaacccagatggcagagcttgcagtgagctgagatcgcaccactgcactccagcctgggcggcagagtgagactccatctcaaaaaaaaaaaaaaaaagtgtatgttgCTGTGGCCCAGCGTTTCCATTTTATGAATCATGTAGAATCCTATATTTCCAACAGAAGAGTGTTCAAGGATAGGGTCTGGGTTCATTCGGGGGAGCTGGTTTAGTTTAGGCAAGCCATATTCCTTTCCCAGGTAAGTGTCTCATTTCTTTGTTTGTCATCTATCCCAGGGCTGCATGTTCCTCTGTGTTTTCGGCCTTCCTGGTGATAAGAAGCCAGACGAGTGTGCACATGCCCTGGAGAGCTCCTTCAGCATCTTCAGCTTCTGCTGGGAGAATCTTGCTAAGACCAAGTGAGGAGGAAGGTGGGGCAGAGAGGAGCTTCTCAGGCCACAGGGGCTCTTCAGGCAGGGTAGGAGGCAGTAACAAGTGGCAGGGATTCAAGTAGTCCAGAATCTGCCTAACACGGAGGGAACATGCTAAGGAAAGTGAGCAAACAAGATCTATTAAGAAATCACTAGATACAGATCTCTGTACTGGATACCCAGGGGAAATAAAGATACATTCCCATTCAGCGGGTCAGGAAAAGGGGAGAAACAGAACAAACATACCAAGATTCGAGAATACTGCAAGGGAACAAGCAAATGTGTAAATTAATATGATGCAAATAACACGCCTGTGGAGAGGATGCAGAATAAAAGCAGCCTGTCTACAAGAGAGTATGAGAGAAGTTATGGAGAAATTACCTAGATAGAAAGGAACCACAGCTGGTTAGCACTGTCTTGGCTTTCATTCTGGGTCTTTCCCAGATCTTATTGCTTTTTCTGGACCTTACACTGAACTGATCTCCCTCTTCCACATCCACCCCTCACCCAACCACCTTTCACAAAACCTAACCCAGATGAAGGtatagaaaaatctattttcccACTAGTTGCACTATGATAAAGTTTGTTTGAAGTTTtcaattgactttttaaaatagaaagctaTGGAG is a genomic window of Pongo pygmaeus isolate AG05252 chromosome 5, NHGRI_mPonPyg2-v2.0_pri, whole genome shotgun sequence containing:
- the LOC129039031 gene encoding adenylate cyclase type 10-like — its product is MYTAKKPCVITYLISTLGQVDLLHYWDFALDQIGKTSDAGQCTLVSLRNELFLTVSEQRYKGLSAGRISQVIVGDERQQYLLVIGQDVDDVQLAQRLAQANEIVLSWKCWMLCEQYMFEVEIMREDEAVKIDEGQPIEYVSEFRMVTLVLVSLEFHKTAWMLHLCHLIQEAALYISTIIEKRGGQLSGIFMFEKGCMFLCVFGLPGDKKPDECAHALESSFSIFSFCWENLAKTKLVSISITNGPVFSGVVGAVARHEYTVIGPKVSLAARMITAYPGLVSCDEVTYLRYMLPACNFKNSQRK